DNA from Amycolatopsis sp. DSM 110486:
CCAGACCCAGGTGGTTGCGTGCGGTCCAAAACGCCAGGTAGCGGCCCAGGTGCCGCAACGGCACGTCGCCGAACAGCAGAGAGCGCACCCCCGAGTGGAGGCCGTCGGCGCCGATCACGGCGTCGAAGACCCGGCAGCCGCCGGATTCGAAAGTGACGTGGACGCCGTCGGACTGCTCGTCGAGCAAGACAATCCGGTCGCCGTAGAGGTACTCGTTGTCCGTCGCCTCCCGAAGGACGCGAGCGATGTCCCCGCGGAGGATTTCGATTTCCGCGATCGGGCCGTCGCCGCCGAACTGGTCGACGGTGAGGGTGGCCCGACGGCGGCCCGAGGCGTCGACGAGAGAAAGGCCACCCGTGTCGGTGCAGGCGGCGCGGATTTGCTCCAGCAGGCCCATTCGATCCGCGGCGACTTTCCCCACGCCGCGCAGGTCCACGGCCTGCCCACCCGGCCGCGGCGCGGGCGCGCGTTCGACCAGCGTCGCCTCGATACCGTAGCGGTGCAGCCAGAACGCCAGCGCCGGGCCGGCGATGCTCGCCCCCGAGATCAGAACCCGCATGGTGTGCCCCCATCCCACGAATGCCTACCCAAACATGATAGCCACACCTATTTGACAGTTACTACCACTTTCTCGCACGGAAGACGGAAGTAGGCTGGAGCCATGGCAGTGGTGAAGATCAACGCGATCGAGGTCCCCGAAGGCGCCGGCCCCGAGCTGGAGAAGCGGTTCGCCGCGCGGCTGCACGCCGTCGACAGCCAGGCCGGGTTCCTCGGCTTCGAGCTCCTCCGCCCGGTTTCCGGCGAGACGCGCTACTTCGTCTACACGAAGTGGGAGTCGGAGGAGCACTACCAGGCGTGGGCGGCCGGCCCCGCGCGCGAGGCCCACGCGGGCGAGCGCGCGAAGCCGGTGTCGTCGGGTGCGAGCCTGCTCGAGTTCGAGGTCGTCCAGGCTTCGAAGCCGGGTGAGTGACGACCTCGCCCGAGCGGCCGAACTGATCCACGGTGCCGGCGCGCTGCTCGTGTGCGCCGGCGCCGGGATGGGCGTCGATTCCGGCCTGCCCGATTTCCGCGGCGACGAGGGCTTTTGGCGCGCGTACCCGCGATACGCCGGGCTCGGCCTCAGCTTCGAGGAGCTGGCCGACCCGCGGCACTTCGCCGACGACCCCGAGCTGGCCTGGGGGTTCTACGGCCACCGGCTCGACCTCTACCGGAAGACGGTGCCGCACCGGGGTTTCGAGCTGCTGCGCGAATGGGGCGACCGGAAGCCCGGCGGGGTCCGCGTCTTCACGTCCAATGTGGACGGCCAGTTCCAGGTCGCGGGCTTCGGCCACGTCGCCGAGGCCCACGGGTCCATCCACCACCTGCAGTGCCTCGACGGCTGCACGGACGACATCTGGCCGGCCACCGACGTCCACGTCGACCTCGACGAAACGACCATGCGCGCCCGCCCACCCCTGCCGAGCTGCCCGCGCTGCGGCGGCCTCGCCCGGCCCAACATCCTGATGTTCGGCGACTTCGAGTGGGTCCCGACGCGCAGCCAGGCACAGCTCGACGAGCTCACCGCCTGGCGCCGCGGCCGGCGCGACCTCACCGTGGTCGAGCTCGGCGCGGGCCAGGCCGTGCCGACCGTCCGCCGCTACGCCGAGCTGGCGAGCGCCGCGACGGGCGCGCTCGTTCGCATCAACCCGCGCGAGCCGCAGATCCGCCACGGCCGCGGCGTGTCGATCGCGGCCGGCGCGCTGCAGTCGTTGCTCAAGCTTGCCTGAGGTGCAGCAAAGGGAACGGCCGGCCCTCGGAGTCCGTCGCCGAGCGGCCGGCGATCACGAACCCTTGGTGCAGGTAAAACCCGAGCGCCTGCGAGTTCTGCTCGTTGACGTCGAGCGTCAGCGATGGAGACGCCGACAAAGCCGCCTGCAACAGTGCGGACCCAACCCCCTCGCCGCGGTGATCGGCGTGCACGAACAGCATTTCCAAGCTCCCGGAAGCGATCCCGGAAAACCCCGCGGCAACACCGTCCACAGTGGCCACGGTCAGCTCCACCCGCGGGAAGTATCCGGGCACCCGCGAAGCGTAGAACGAAACGTCGGCGGCGGTCAGGAAATCGTGCGTCGCCTTGACCGCACTGCGCCAGATCGCCAGCAGCTCCGGGTATTCGTCCGGGCCCGAGACCGGACGCAGCGAGATCGTCACGGCAACCGCACCTGGGCGTACACAGCGCGGTGGTCGGTTCCGGGCACGTCGAAAACCCGGTAGTCCTCGACGGCCGCACGCTTGTCCACCAGCACGTGGTCCAGCGTAACGAGCGGCGTGGCATCAGCGGGCCACGTGGGCTGCAGGCCGTCGCCGCGTTCGTCGGCGGCGTCGTGGTAGCCGCGCGACAGCACGGTGGCCAGGGCCGCGTGGTCGAGGGTCGCGTTGAAGTCGCCGGCCAGGATGCGCAGGCCGTGCTCGCCGGCGGCGCGCGAAAGGTCCTTCGTCTCGCGTTCCCATTGGTCGACGCCCGTGTCCGGCGACTGCGGGTGCACCGCGACGAGCTCCACCACCGTGCCGCCGCCGAGGTCGGCTTCCGCGCTGGGCTGCTTCGCGGTGGAATCGCCCGTGTAGTTCTCCTCGGTGAGCGGGTAGCGCGACACGATGCCCGACCCGTCCGCGCCCGGCGCCGCGTGCAGCACCCGGTAGGGCAGCAGGCCGAACAGCCCCGCCTTGTCCAAAGCGGACACTTCGGCCGACGTCATCTCCAAGAGGTTCAGCACGTCGACCCGGTTGTCGCGCACCAGCTTCACGATCGCGGCAGCGTCGGCCCGGCCGAGGTACAGGTTCGCCGACATCACGCGCAGCGATTTCCCCGCCACGGTCGGTTGCTCGTCGGCCATCACGCGCGGCGCCACGAAAACGGCCAGCAGGATCGCCAGCGCCAGCGCGATTCCACCGATCCACCACCGGCGCAGTACCAGCGAAACACCGCCCAGCAGCGCTCCGTACACGACCGCGTACGGGGTGAGCGCGAGCAGCACGAGTGTGTACCAGCCGCCGTCGTACCCGACCGTGCGCAGCGCCGCGATCGCCAGCAGGGGCACGCCGAACAGCAGCAAAACGCCCGTGACCAGCTGGTTCCGTGGCCGCGCCCGCACCTGGTCGTTGATCACCATGGGCCGAGTATGCCGACTCCGGCCGGGCAAGCGCGCCCCGGACACCGCACCTCCACAACACCTCCGCAACTCCTGACAGCGGAAGACAGGTCCGCGACAGGCGCTGTCAGCGTGCTGTGCGCGCCCTGACAGGCCGGCCGTCCACTGTGTTGCTCGGAGGGCGACAGCAGGAGGAGGACCACATGTCGTTTGCGATCAAGGCCGAGGGCCTGGTCAAGCAGTTCGGGGAGACCAAGGCGCTGGACGGGGTGGATCTGGAGGTCCCGTTCGGCAAGGTGGTGGGGGTGCTCGGGCCCAACGGCGCGGGCAAGACGACGGCCGTGCGCATCCTGGCCACACTCATCAAGCCCGACGCCGGGCACGCCACGGTCGGGGGTTTCGACGTGGTGCAGGACCCGGTGCGGGTGCGCTCGCTGATCGGGCTCACCGGCCAGTACGCGTCCGTCGACGAAGACCTCAACGGCATCGAGAACCTGGTGCTGATCGGCCGGCTGCTCGACCTGTCACGGGCCGACGCGAAGGCCCGGGCGAAGGAGCTGCTGGAGCGCTTCGAGCTGTCCGACGCCGCCAAGCGCCCGATCCGCACCTATTCCGGCGGCATGCGCCGGCGGATCGACCTCGCCGCGAGCCTCGTCGGGCGGCCCGAGGTGCTCTACCTCGACGAGCCCACCACCGGGCTCGACCCGCACGCCCGCAACGAGGTGTGGGCCGTGGTCCGCGGCCTCGTCGCCGACGGCGCGACGGTGCTGCTCACCACGCAGTACCTGGAGGAAGCCGACCAGCTGGCCGACAAGATCACCGTGTTCGACCACGGCCACGTGGTCGCCGACGGCCGCGCCGACGAGCTCAAGCGCCGCGTCGGCGGCCAGACGCTGCAGGTGCGCCCGACGTCGCTCGCCGACCTCGACGCCGTCGCCCGCATCCTGGGCGAGATCACCGGCGTCCGGCCGACGCGTGACAACGACACGGGCCTGCTCACCGCGCCGGTTTCCGACCCGGTGCTGCTGTCCACGCTCGTGCGCAAGCTCGACGAGGCCGGCATCACCTCCGACGAGCTCGCGCTGCGGCTGCCGAGCCTCGACGAGGTGTTCCTGGCCCTGACCGGCCGCTCCGCCGAACCGACCACTGCCGACGCCCAGCTCGAAGGGAGCCTCGCGTGACCACGCTCGCGCTCGATCCGCCCCGCCGCATCAGCCCGGTGAAAGGCACGCAGCACGCACTTTCCCTGGCCTGGCGCGGAATCCTGAAGATCCGCAAGAACCCGGAGCAGCTGGCCGATGTGACGCTGATGCCGATCATCTTCCTGCTGATGTTCACCTACCTGTTCGGCAACGCGCTGGGCGGGTCCATCTCGAACTACCTGCAGAGCCTGGTGCCCGGCCTGGTCGTGATGAACATCCTGCAAGCCAGCCTGACCGTGGGCGTGCAGCTGAACACCGACGTCACCAAGGGCGTGTTCGACCGGTTCCGCAGCATGCCGATCGCGCGCTCGGCGCCGTTGGTCGGCGCGGTGCTGGCGGACCTCGTGCGCTACGTCGTGTGCCTGGCCGTGCTGATGGTCGTCGCGACGGTGATGGGCTACCGCATCGAGACGGGGCCGATGCAGTTCCTGGCCGCGATCCTGCTGGTGCTGGCGTTCGGGCTGTGCTTCTGCTGGGGCTCGGTGTTCGTCGGGATGCTGATGAAGTCGCCGGGTGCCGCGCAGGGCCTGATGTTCGTGTTCATCATGCCGCTCACCTTCGGCAGCAACGTGTTCGTCTCCACCGCCACGATGCCGGGGTGGCTGCGGGCCTGGGCGGACATCAGCCCGGTGAGCCTGATGGCCAACGCGTTGCGGGGCTTGATGAACGGCGGCGCGGTCGCCGGACCGCTCGGCGGGGCGCTGGCGTGGATGGTCGGGGCCGTGGTGGTGTTCTTCCCGCTCGCGACCTGGGCCTACCGCCGCCGGGTCTGAGCGACTGTCGAAAAAGGACCACAACAGAAGATGGGGGCACTCGGTCCCCTTCACCGCGGGGGTGGTGGAGGGGACCGAGCTCGTCAGAAGCCGGCTTCCTCGGCGAGCCAGGCAATTCCATCGGCTCGATCCATCGCGCGAGTGTCCGCGACGATCTCCGCGTAACGATCCGCGCCCAGCTTCTCCTCGAGCCCGGCGATCAGCGCGAGCACTTCCGGGCTCCCGAGGTCGAACTCGCCGCGGATCAACGCGGTCAGCGCCAACGCGCGCGCCGCCGTCTCGAAGTGACCCTGCTTGTAGCGGATCTCCGCGAAGACTTCCACGATCCTCGCCACGTCGGGCATGTCGACGCGCTCCACAGTAGAGCGGATGGCGGCCGCGGCGTGCGGCGCGGCTTCGTCCGGTTTATCCGCCGCCAACGCGATCCTGGCGTTGACCATGCCGAACCACTCGTCCTCGAAGTTGCCGGGGAACGGCCAATCGTCCCGGCTTCGCGAGATGTGCTCGCCGACGGTCCGCGCCTCGTCGAGCCGGCCCTCGCGGATCAGCAGTTCCAGCCGACCGAACGCGAGGATCAGGCTCAGCTGCCGGATCCCGCTGTTCTCGGCATAGCGTTCTGCCGCGGTCAGCTCGCGCCACGCGCCTGCGTAATCGCCACTGCGCGAGCGTTCCACGGCGAGCCGCCACCACTGCTGGATGACGTCGTCGTGCGACCGGAGCTCCATCGCCAGCCGCAGGCCTTCGGTGTATGCCGCGATGGCCCCGGCGTGGTCACCGCGCTGGGACAGGCTGGCGGCGCGGAAGCTGAACGTCATCGCCAGGCCCCAGCGGTCGCCGATCTCGAGGAAACCGGCGTGGGCTTGCTCGCGGGCGCGGGCGGAACCCTCCAGGTCGCCCTCGTCGGCGAGCAGGAAGCTCTCGGCCCAGCTCCCGGCAGCCCGGCCCCACGCGTCGTCACCGTCGACGGCGCGCTGGATCTCCCGGCGGGCGACGTCGCGGTGGCCGCTGAGGAACGCGACCATCGGCACCGCGAGCGCGAGCCACGGATTGCCCTTCACCGCGCCCGTGCGCACGCACTCCTCGATCAGGTCAGCGGCGTCCGCCAGCGCCTGCGGTCCGGTCATCATGTGCATCATCAGCTGACTCAGCCGCAGGCTGGCGGATACGTCCGGCGCCAGGCGGTCGCCGAAGGCGAGCACGTCGACCACGAAGCGCTCCGCGCGTTCGCTCTGGCCCAGGATCGACAGGTACCAGAACATGCCGTAGAGCAGGCGGCCGGCGGAATCCACGTCCTCGGACTCGATGGCGGCGCGCAGTGCCGCAGTGAGGTTGTCGTTCTCGTGCTCGAAAACCGCGATCGCGGCGAGCTGCTCGCGGGTGCGCAGGAGGGGCTCGGTGCGTTCGACGAGGTCGACGAGGTCGCGCACCATGGCCGCGGACAGCCGCTCGGTCTCCCCCGACGCGGTGAGCCGCTCGGTGGCGTACACCCGCAGCGTCTCCAGCATGCGGTACCGCCCGCCGACGGTGTCCACAATGGATTTCTCGACGAGGGAACCCAGCACGTACACCACGTCTTCGGCGGGCAGGAGCTCGCCGTCGGCGCAGACGGCGGTCACGGCGTCCTCGTCGAACGTCGCCGCGAACACGGCCAGCCGCCGCGCCAGGGCGAGCTCCGCGTCGGTGAGCAGGTCCCAGCTCCACTCCACGACGGCGCGCAGTGTGCGTTGCCGCGGCAGAGCCGTACGGCTGCC
Protein-coding regions in this window:
- a CDS encoding antibiotic biosynthesis monooxygenase, producing MAVVKINAIEVPEGAGPELEKRFAARLHAVDSQAGFLGFELLRPVSGETRYFVYTKWESEEHYQAWAAGPAREAHAGERAKPVSSGASLLEFEVVQASKPGE
- a CDS encoding Sir2 family NAD-dependent protein deacetylase, which codes for MSDDLARAAELIHGAGALLVCAGAGMGVDSGLPDFRGDEGFWRAYPRYAGLGLSFEELADPRHFADDPELAWGFYGHRLDLYRKTVPHRGFELLREWGDRKPGGVRVFTSNVDGQFQVAGFGHVAEAHGSIHHLQCLDGCTDDIWPATDVHVDLDETTMRARPPLPSCPRCGGLARPNILMFGDFEWVPTRSQAQLDELTAWRRGRRDLTVVELGAGQAVPTVRRYAELASAATGALVRINPREPQIRHGRGVSIAAGALQSLLKLA
- a CDS encoding acetyltransferase, producing MTISLRPVSGPDEYPELLAIWRSAVKATHDFLTAADVSFYASRVPGYFPRVELTVATVDGVAAGFSGIASGSLEMLFVHADHRGEGVGSALLQAALSASPSLTLDVNEQNSQALGFYLHQGFVIAGRSATDSEGRPFPLLHLRQA
- a CDS encoding endonuclease/exonuclease/phosphatase family protein, whose protein sequence is MVINDQVRARPRNQLVTGVLLLFGVPLLAIAALRTVGYDGGWYTLVLLALTPYAVVYGALLGGVSLVLRRWWIGGIALALAILLAVFVAPRVMADEQPTVAGKSLRVMSANLYLGRADAAAIVKLVRDNRVDVLNLLEMTSAEVSALDKAGLFGLLPYRVLHAAPGADGSGIVSRYPLTEENYTGDSTAKQPSAEADLGGGTVVELVAVHPQSPDTGVDQWERETKDLSRAAGEHGLRILAGDFNATLDHAALATVLSRGYHDAADERGDGLQPTWPADATPLVTLDHVLVDKRAAVEDYRVFDVPGTDHRAVYAQVRLP
- a CDS encoding ATP-binding cassette domain-containing protein, which gives rise to MSFAIKAEGLVKQFGETKALDGVDLEVPFGKVVGVLGPNGAGKTTAVRILATLIKPDAGHATVGGFDVVQDPVRVRSLIGLTGQYASVDEDLNGIENLVLIGRLLDLSRADAKARAKELLERFELSDAAKRPIRTYSGGMRRRIDLAASLVGRPEVLYLDEPTTGLDPHARNEVWAVVRGLVADGATVLLTTQYLEEADQLADKITVFDHGHVVADGRADELKRRVGGQTLQVRPTSLADLDAVARILGEITGVRPTRDNDTGLLTAPVSDPVLLSTLVRKLDEAGITSDELALRLPSLDEVFLALTGRSAEPTTADAQLEGSLA
- a CDS encoding ABC transporter permease, whose protein sequence is MTTLALDPPRRISPVKGTQHALSLAWRGILKIRKNPEQLADVTLMPIIFLLMFTYLFGNALGGSISNYLQSLVPGLVVMNILQASLTVGVQLNTDVTKGVFDRFRSMPIARSAPLVGAVLADLVRYVVCLAVLMVVATVMGYRIETGPMQFLAAILLVLAFGLCFCWGSVFVGMLMKSPGAAQGLMFVFIMPLTFGSNVFVSTATMPGWLRAWADISPVSLMANALRGLMNGGAVAGPLGGALAWMVGAVVVFFPLATWAYRRRV
- a CDS encoding BTAD domain-containing putative transcriptional regulator; translated protein: MRVALLGPLRAACDDGTPVDIGGARLRMLLARLALDAGRAVPAEVLIDGLWGTEPPADAANALQSLVSRLRRALRPAGAELESGAGGYRLALAADTVDAHRFERLAAEGRRELSASRDSRAAELLRTALDLWHGAALADVLDAPFAAAPATRLEELRTEAAEDRFDAELRLGRHADVLADLTAAAEAHPLRERLAGLRIRALCSAGRQADALAAYGTIRATLADELGVDPSAELQEIHLQALRGELAPAATVTDRLPVRLTSFVGRGDELKQLSELLDGSRLVTLVGPGGAGKTRLATEAAARHPVHGPGRVWFVPLAGVRDADDVLGALLTALGIRDMRATETEVLRKPIDLFEHAVEALSGGETLLVLDNCEHVVEVAAQLADDLLRRVPALRILATSREPLAITGEALCPLGPLPVPAESTPPGEVGALDSARLFLDRAIAVRPDFTLDESTVDAVTQICRRLDGMPLALELAAARLRSMPVTSIAERLDDRFRLLTSGSRTALPRQRTLRAVVEWSWDLLTDAELALARRLAVFAATFDEDAVTAVCADGELLPAEDVVYVLGSLVEKSIVDTVGGRYRMLETLRVYATERLTASGETERLSAAMVRDLVDLVERTEPLLRTREQLAAIAVFEHENDNLTAALRAAIESEDVDSAGRLLYGMFWYLSILGQSERAERFVVDVLAFGDRLAPDVSASLRLSQLMMHMMTGPQALADAADLIEECVRTGAVKGNPWLALAVPMVAFLSGHRDVARREIQRAVDGDDAWGRAAGSWAESFLLADEGDLEGSARAREQAHAGFLEIGDRWGLAMTFSFRAASLSQRGDHAGAIAAYTEGLRLAMELRSHDDVIQQWWRLAVERSRSGDYAGAWRELTAAERYAENSGIRQLSLILAFGRLELLIREGRLDEARTVGEHISRSRDDWPFPGNFEDEWFGMVNARIALAADKPDEAAPHAAAAIRSTVERVDMPDVARIVEVFAEIRYKQGHFETAARALALTALIRGEFDLGSPEVLALIAGLEEKLGADRYAEIVADTRAMDRADGIAWLAEEAGF